The following are encoded together in the Kingella negevensis genome:
- the recN gene encoding DNA repair protein RecN, translating into MLLALSLQDFVIVEKLNLNFQNGFTVLTGETGAGKSITLDALALLLGDKADYSQVRNGAKEAQLSALFDVSEMPDLQAELREQGLLDNDSTELSIRRIIDAKGKSRSFINNQAATLAQLKQIGSQLIDIHGQNAHHSLNQETAQRQLLDAFSGSLNLVEQTKADYQAWQNAKRALLDAQTQAENLAIERERLEWQFNELEQLGLETGEWETLNQSHDSLANAAELLQAASEAQELVGGDNGLQKQVFRCQRVLGKLGDIEPRFAESLAMLDSIEAELSEILHNVGDVLSDVEINPNELAAKEKRIQELMSMARKYRVEPELLPEKLDEIQAALHDLEAAADIDALQKAVAQTENAYMETAQKLSAERHKAAAKLSVETTEHMQGLAMKGAKFHIELLPSSPAAHGLEQVRYQVAANKGSQLRPLNKVASGGELARISLSIQVVTSQYTHVPTLIFDEVDTGIGGGVAETVGRALRTLGAKHQVLAVTHLPQVAACGEHHWQVAKHSDGEQTVSEIKVLDESLRVEELARMLGGEKITETTRTHAREMLAVSA; encoded by the coding sequence ATGTTACTCGCGCTTTCATTGCAAGACTTTGTTATCGTTGAAAAACTCAATCTCAATTTCCAAAACGGATTTACCGTGCTAACAGGTGAAACAGGCGCAGGCAAATCCATTACGTTGGACGCGCTCGCCTTGTTGCTGGGCGACAAAGCAGATTACAGCCAAGTGCGAAATGGTGCGAAAGAAGCGCAACTTTCCGCGCTGTTTGACGTGTCGGAAATGCCTGATTTACAAGCGGAATTGCGCGAACAAGGTTTGTTGGACAACGACAGCACAGAATTATCCATTCGCCGAATCATTGACGCGAAAGGCAAAAGCCGCAGTTTTATCAATAATCAAGCAGCGACTTTGGCGCAACTGAAACAAATTGGTTCACAACTGATTGATATTCATGGACAAAACGCGCACCATTCGCTTAATCAAGAAACGGCGCAACGGCAATTATTGGACGCATTTTCAGGCAGCCTGAACTTGGTTGAACAGACAAAAGCAGATTATCAGGCGTGGCAAAATGCGAAACGCGCTTTGTTAGACGCGCAAACGCAAGCGGAAAATTTAGCGATTGAGCGCGAGCGTTTGGAGTGGCAATTCAATGAGTTAGAGCAGCTTGGCTTGGAAACAGGCGAATGGGAAACACTGAATCAATCGCATGACAGTTTGGCGAATGCGGCGGAATTGCTGCAAGCGGCGAGCGAAGCACAAGAGTTGGTTGGCGGCGACAATGGTTTGCAAAAACAAGTATTTAGATGTCAGCGCGTATTGGGGAAATTGGGCGATATTGAGCCGCGTTTTGCGGAAAGTTTGGCGATGTTGGACAGCATTGAAGCGGAATTGAGCGAGATTTTGCACAATGTGGGCGATGTGTTGAGCGATGTGGAAATTAACCCTAACGAGTTGGCAGCAAAGGAAAAACGCATTCAGGAATTGATGTCTATGGCGCGAAAATACCGCGTTGAGCCTGAATTGCTGCCTGAAAAATTGGACGAAATTCAGGCAGCTTTGCACGATTTGGAAGCGGCGGCGGACATTGACGCGCTGCAAAAGGCGGTGGCGCAAACGGAAAATGCGTACATGGAAACGGCGCAAAAATTGTCGGCGGAACGGCATAAGGCGGCGGCGAAATTGTCGGTGGAAACCACGGAGCATATGCAGGGTTTGGCGATGAAAGGAGCGAAATTTCACATTGAATTGCTGCCGTCTAGCCCTGCGGCGCATGGTTTGGAGCAGGTGCGATATCAAGTTGCGGCGAATAAGGGTAGTCAGTTGCGCCCTTTGAATAAGGTGGCTTCGGGTGGCGAGTTGGCGCGAATTAGTTTGTCTATTCAAGTAGTTACAAGTCAATACACTCATGTGCCGACTTTGATTTTTGATGAAGTGGATACGGGCATTGGTGGTGGCGTAGCGGAAACGGTTGGGCGAGCGTTGCGGACGTTGGGCGCGAAACATCAGGTTTTGGCGGTTACGCATTTGCCGCAGGTGGCGGCGTGTGGCGAACATCATTGGCAAGTGGCAAAACACAGCGATGGCGAACAGACAGTTAGTGAAATCAAGGTGTTAGATGAATCGTTGCGCGTGGAAGAATTGGCGCGGATGTTGGGCGGCGAGAAGATTACGGAAACCACTCGAACGCATGCGCGTGAGATGTTGGCAGTGAGTGCATAA
- a CDS encoding ADP-ribosylglycohydrolase family protein, whose protein sequence is MITLLERAQGCLLGLACGDALGTTVEFYPRGKFERLTDMRGGGQFRLQKGQWTDDTSMALCLADSLLENDFDALDQMNRYCLWANTGYRSSKKRAFGIGKQTIAALSEFRCSGNPFSEKTDSRYSGNGSLMRIAPIALYYFNHEKLTEYAKLSSQTTHASRECIQSCQYFVRLLQGALQGMTKTELFNLSGSLKNQYDCLQHITSGQFISKSENEIRGSGYVIESLEAALWAFWHSHDYASAALQAANLGDDADTTAAICGQIAGAFYGVQSIPENWLVVLYLESEIRNIATQLINHSFSGSLKPCPHKT, encoded by the coding sequence ATGATAACTTTATTAGAAAGAGCGCAAGGCTGTTTATTAGGATTAGCCTGTGGGGATGCATTGGGTACGACTGTTGAATTTTATCCGCGTGGGAAATTTGAACGTTTAACAGATATGCGTGGCGGTGGGCAATTCCGTTTGCAAAAAGGGCAATGGACTGATGATACTTCCATGGCTCTATGTTTAGCGGATAGTTTGTTGGAAAATGATTTTGATGCATTAGACCAAATGAACCGTTATTGCTTATGGGCGAATACAGGTTATCGTTCTAGCAAAAAGCGAGCGTTTGGTATTGGTAAACAAACGATTGCTGCATTAAGTGAATTTCGCTGTTCAGGAAACCCTTTTTCTGAAAAAACCGATAGCCGATATTCAGGAAACGGCTCGTTAATGCGTATTGCCCCGATTGCCCTGTATTATTTCAACCATGAAAAGCTAACTGAATATGCGAAGTTAAGCTCACAAACCACGCACGCTTCACGCGAGTGTATTCAATCATGTCAGTATTTTGTGCGGTTATTACAAGGCGCGTTGCAAGGCATGACCAAAACGGAATTATTCAACCTTTCAGGCAGCCTGAAAAATCAATATGACTGTTTGCAGCACATTACTTCAGGGCAATTTATTAGCAAATCAGAAAATGAAATTCGTGGTTCTGGTTATGTAATCGAAAGCCTAGAAGCTGCATTATGGGCGTTTTGGCACAGCCATGATTACGCTTCTGCTGCTTTACAGGCTGCTAACTTGGGCGATGATGCTGACACAACTGCTGCTATTTGCGGACAAATTGCAGGTGCTTTTTATGGTGTTCAATCCATTCCTGAAAACTGGTTAGTAGTTTTATATTTAGAATCAGAAATTCGCAATATTGCCACTCAACTTATCAATCATTCATTTTCAGGCAGCCTGAAACCATGTCCACACAAAACCTAG
- the ubiB gene encoding ubiquinone biosynthesis regulatory protein kinase UbiB, producing the protein MKWFSRSTVILKTLYRYGLADMVLPHIRPAWAKKLFHVLPKSHQFVAEPLPVRLRLALESLGPIFVKLGQVLSTRPDLLPADYAAELAKLQDKVPPFDADLSRQQIEQSLGGPIGELYAEFQAAPVASASIAQVHRARLFSGEEVAVKVLRPNLQGVIEQDLALMRFCATWIERLFADGKRLKPREVVAEFDKYLHDELDLMREAANASQLYRDFEHSDKLIVPRVFFDYCSREVLTIEWMNGMPISDIGSLKNNGIDLKQLARYGVEIFFTQVFTNGFFHADMHPGNILVAPDGRYIALDFGIVGSLTEYDKRYLAINFLAFFNRDYHRVATAHIESGWVPADTRAEELEAAVRAVCEPIFNKPLSQISFGLVLMRLFETSRRFNVEIQPQLVLLQKTLLNIEGLGRQLDPELDLWQTAKPFLVKWMDSQIGVRALVTNLKHEAPDWAEILPSLPRKIAALVDEKKQDEMRLATLHLIQSQKRQNFWLAVIAGILLLMLLFK; encoded by the coding sequence ATGAAATGGTTTTCTCGCTCCACAGTTATCCTTAAAACGCTGTATCGCTATGGTTTGGCGGACATGGTTTTGCCGCACATTCGTCCCGCGTGGGCGAAAAAGCTGTTTCACGTGCTGCCTAAATCACACCAGTTTGTGGCTGAACCGTTGCCTGTGCGTTTGCGTTTGGCGTTGGAAAGCCTTGGCCCGATTTTTGTGAAATTGGGGCAGGTTTTATCTACGCGCCCTGATTTGTTGCCTGCGGATTACGCGGCGGAATTGGCGAAGCTGCAAGATAAAGTGCCACCGTTTGATGCGGATTTGTCGCGCCAGCAAATTGAGCAATCTTTGGGTGGACCGATTGGCGAATTGTATGCGGAGTTTCAGGCTGCGCCTGTGGCGAGTGCGTCGATTGCGCAGGTTCATCGGGCGCGTTTGTTTAGTGGCGAAGAAGTGGCGGTGAAAGTGTTGCGGCCAAATTTGCAAGGCGTGATTGAGCAAGATTTGGCGTTGATGCGATTTTGCGCCACTTGGATTGAGCGGCTGTTTGCGGATGGCAAGCGTTTGAAACCGCGCGAAGTCGTCGCAGAATTTGATAAATATTTGCACGATGAACTGGATTTAATGCGTGAAGCGGCGAACGCGAGTCAGCTTTATCGTGATTTTGAACACAGCGATAAATTGATTGTGCCGCGCGTGTTTTTTGATTATTGCAGCCGCGAAGTGCTGACGATTGAGTGGATGAATGGCATGCCGATTTCAGATATTGGCAGCCTGAAAAACAATGGCATCGATTTGAAACAGTTGGCACGTTATGGCGTGGAAATCTTTTTCACTCAAGTATTTACCAATGGTTTTTTCCATGCGGATATGCACCCTGGCAATATTTTGGTTGCGCCAGACGGGCGTTATATCGCGCTGGATTTTGGTATTGTCGGCAGCCTGACGGAATACGATAAGCGTTATCTGGCGATTAACTTTTTGGCGTTTTTCAATCGGGATTATCATCGCGTGGCGACGGCGCATATTGAGAGCGGTTGGGTGCCTGCGGATACGCGTGCGGAAGAATTGGAAGCGGCGGTGCGCGCGGTATGTGAGCCGATTTTCAATAAACCGTTGTCGCAGATTTCGTTTGGCTTGGTGCTGATGCGTTTGTTTGAAACGAGCCGCAGATTTAATGTGGAAATTCAGCCGCAGTTAGTGTTGTTGCAAAAAACGCTGTTGAATATTGAGGGTTTGGGGCGACAGCTCGACCCTGAACTGGATTTGTGGCAAACGGCAAAACCATTTTTAGTGAAGTGGATGGATTCGCAAATTGGCGTTCGTGCGCTGGTTACTAATTTGAAACACGAAGCTCCTGATTGGGCGGAAATTTTACCGAGTTTACCGCGCAAAATCGCTGCGCTGGTGGACGAGAAAAAACAAGATGAAATGCGCTTGGCGACGCTGCATTTGATTCAGAGCCAGAAACGGCAGAATTTTTGGTTGGCGGTGATTGCTGGGATTTTGTTGTTGATGTTGTTGTTTAAATAG
- a CDS encoding Na(+)-translocating NADH-quinone reductase subunit A, translated as MIHIKKGLDLPIAGKPDQTAIHAGNTVSQVAILGEEYIGMRPSMKVQEGDVVKKGQVLFVDKKNEGVVFTAPAAGKVVAINRGEKRVLQSVVIELQGNEQITFKAFSGSDWDNLTNEQARENLVQSGLWTAFRTRPFSKIPAINGNPKAIFVTAMDTNPLATDPALIIQERSEDFARGLTAISKLTENKVHVCKAPNANVPTVSASNVEVHEFGGVHPAGLVGTHIHFIEPVSLQKTVWHIGYQDVIAIGHLFATGELDNTRVISLAGPQVEQPRVIRTVLGAKVSELTSGSLKNTENRVISGSVLNGAIASGAHDYLGRYHNQISVIEEGRAKEFLGFVAPYADKFSVTRTTVGHFLKNKLFNFTTAVHGGKRGMVPIGTYERVMPLDILPTLLLRDLIVGDTDSAHALGCLELDEEDLALCSFVCPGKYEYGSLLRNVLNTIEKEG; from the coding sequence ATGATTCATATTAAAAAAGGTTTGGATTTGCCTATTGCTGGCAAACCAGACCAAACCGCTATCCATGCAGGTAACACCGTTAGCCAAGTCGCTATTTTAGGCGAAGAATACATTGGCATGCGCCCAAGTATGAAAGTGCAAGAAGGCGACGTTGTCAAAAAAGGGCAAGTGTTATTTGTTGATAAGAAAAACGAAGGCGTGGTGTTTACTGCGCCTGCGGCTGGCAAAGTGGTTGCCATCAATCGCGGCGAAAAACGCGTGCTGCAATCGGTTGTCATTGAATTGCAAGGCAATGAACAAATCACGTTCAAAGCGTTTTCAGGCAGCGATTGGGATAATTTAACCAACGAGCAAGCGCGTGAAAACTTGGTGCAATCTGGCTTGTGGACTGCGTTCCGCACACGCCCGTTTAGCAAAATTCCTGCAATTAACGGCAATCCAAAAGCGATTTTTGTGACCGCAATGGACACCAATCCTTTGGCGACAGACCCTGCGTTGATTATTCAAGAACGCAGCGAAGATTTTGCGCGCGGTTTAACCGCTATCAGCAAACTGACTGAAAACAAAGTTCACGTGTGCAAAGCCCCAAACGCAAACGTGCCAACAGTAAGCGCAAGCAATGTTGAAGTGCATGAATTTGGTGGCGTACATCCTGCTGGTTTGGTGGGTACGCACATTCATTTTATTGAACCTGTGAGCTTGCAAAAAACCGTTTGGCACATTGGTTATCAAGATGTGATTGCGATTGGTCATTTATTTGCCACTGGCGAATTGGACAACACACGCGTGATTTCGTTGGCAGGCCCACAAGTGGAACAGCCACGCGTGATTCGCACAGTTTTGGGCGCAAAAGTGTCTGAATTGACTTCAGGCAGCCTGAAAAATACAGAAAACCGTGTGATTTCAGGTTCTGTGTTGAATGGCGCGATTGCAAGCGGTGCTCACGATTATTTGGGACGTTACCACAATCAAATTTCTGTGATTGAAGAAGGTCGCGCTAAAGAATTTTTGGGCTTTGTTGCGCCTTATGCGGATAAGTTTTCAGTTACGCGCACCACTGTTGGGCATTTCCTGAAAAACAAATTGTTCAATTTCACTACGGCGGTACACGGTGGCAAACGCGGCATGGTGCCAATCGGTACTTATGAACGTGTGATGCCTTTGGATATTTTGCCAACCTTGTTGCTGCGCGATTTAATCGTGGGTGATACGGACAGCGCACACGCATTGGGCTGCTTGGAATTAGATGAAGAAGATTTGGCGTTGTGCAGCTTTGTTTGCCCAGGTAAATATGAATATGGCTCGTTGTTGCGCAATGTGTTGAACACGATTGAGAAAGAGGGTTAA
- the recR gene encoding recombination mediator RecR gives MSTQNLDAYSQLIKALRVLPNVGAKTAQRMAHVLLQQNREGATELLQALDIALKQVNNCIHCNTFCEGETCPICADTKRDPTRLMIVHMPADVASMEAARCHDGLYFVLMGQVNPTQNMDLSHIALDKLVARLSGSPVQEIIIATSFTAEGDATTYILSELFKDQPYKVSRLARGMPLGSELEYVDAGTLAQAVYERQLLQGEDA, from the coding sequence ATGTCCACACAAAACCTAGATGCCTATTCCCAACTCATCAAAGCCCTGCGCGTATTGCCTAACGTTGGCGCAAAAACTGCGCAACGCATGGCACACGTTCTGCTGCAACAAAACCGCGAAGGCGCAACCGAACTGCTGCAAGCCCTTGATATTGCGCTGAAACAAGTCAATAACTGCATTCATTGCAACACCTTTTGCGAGGGCGAAACCTGCCCTATTTGCGCCGACACCAAACGCGACCCCACGCGCCTAATGATTGTTCACATGCCAGCCGATGTCGCCAGCATGGAAGCCGCGCGTTGCCATGATGGGCTGTATTTTGTGCTGATGGGACAAGTCAATCCCACGCAAAACATGGATTTGAGCCACATCGCGCTAGACAAACTCGTAGCGCGACTTTCAGGCAGCCCCGTGCAAGAAATCATCATCGCCACATCGTTCACTGCAGAGGGCGACGCAACTACTTATATTTTATCGGAATTATTCAAAGATCAGCCGTATAAAGTCAGCCGATTAGCGCGTGGCATGCCGCTAGGCAGCGAGCTAGAATATGTGGACGCAGGCACGTTGGCGCAAGCCGTTTACGAGCGACAATTATTGCAAGGAGAAGACGCATGA
- a CDS encoding CatB-related O-acetyltransferase, translated as MDFAGQYCVFSWEDGSYKRFFRLLENGAIQDLFGSQGHDNERFWAVDGEYLVLLSLNRNVTSRFVVQEQTRHSTILAGEVWGGNIRLRIECFPNKSDLFEYKTQFTHAEIVEQGWLEVGAHTYGKPIFVDLYYSSKVKIGDYCSIAGNVKFINANHRIDLVSTYPFYSLRWFYQENTSVYDHFAKGAITVGNDVWIGENAVILSGVTIGDGAIIAANSLVNKDVEPYSIVGGNPAKHIRFRIEDAEQREQMQKIAWWNWSEEKIIENMEWIMSPDIAAFIQKFQAA; from the coding sequence ATGGATTTTGCGGGTCAATATTGCGTTTTTTCTTGGGAAGACGGTAGTTATAAGCGATTTTTCCGCTTGCTTGAAAACGGAGCTATTCAGGATTTGTTCGGCTCTCAAGGGCATGATAACGAGCGATTTTGGGCGGTTGATGGTGAATATTTGGTTTTGTTGTCTCTCAATAGAAATGTTACTTCGCGCTTTGTGGTGCAAGAGCAAACGCGCCATTCAACGATTTTGGCGGGTGAAGTGTGGGGTGGCAATATTCGTTTACGCATAGAGTGCTTTCCAAATAAAAGCGATTTGTTTGAATATAAAACGCAGTTTACTCATGCGGAGATTGTGGAGCAGGGTTGGCTGGAGGTGGGCGCGCACACTTATGGAAAACCTATATTTGTGGATTTGTACTACTCTTCTAAAGTGAAAATCGGCGATTATTGTTCCATTGCGGGCAATGTGAAATTTATCAATGCCAACCACCGAATAGACTTGGTGAGTACGTATCCTTTTTATTCTCTGAGGTGGTTTTATCAAGAGAACACCTCTGTTTACGACCATTTTGCAAAAGGTGCGATAACAGTAGGGAATGATGTGTGGATTGGCGAAAACGCTGTGATTTTATCGGGGGTAACTATTGGCGATGGGGCGATTATTGCCGCTAATTCGTTGGTGAATAAAGACGTTGAGCCTTATTCTATTGTGGGTGGTAATCCAGCCAAACACATTCGTTTCCGCATTGAAGACGCGGAGCAGCGTGAGCAAATGCAAAAAATTGCGTGGTGGAACTGGTCAGAAGAAAAAATTATTGAAAACATGGAATGGATAATGTCGCCAGATATTGCGGCGTTTATTCAGAAATTTCAGGCAGCCTGA
- the dcd gene encoding dCTP deaminase, which produces MSIKSDKWIRQMAEQHGMIEPFEPNQIKEMNGQKIISYGTSSYGYDIRCANEFKIFTNINSTIVDPKNFDPKNFVTVEDDCCIIPPNSFALARTVEYFRIPRNVLTVCLGKSTYARCGIIVNVTPFEPEWEGYVTLEFSNTTPLPAKIYAGEGVAQVLFFESDEVCETSYKDRNGKYMGQTGVTLPKA; this is translated from the coding sequence ATGAGTATTAAATCAGATAAATGGATTCGCCAAATGGCAGAACAGCACGGCATGATTGAGCCGTTTGAACCGAACCAAATCAAAGAAATGAACGGTCAAAAAATCATTTCCTACGGCACGTCAAGCTATGGTTACGACATCCGTTGCGCGAATGAATTTAAGATTTTCACCAACATCAACAGCACGATTGTTGACCCAAAAAACTTTGACCCAAAAAACTTTGTTACCGTAGAAGACGATTGCTGCATTATTCCGCCAAACTCGTTTGCATTGGCGCGCACAGTAGAATATTTCCGCATTCCGCGCAATGTTTTAACCGTTTGCTTGGGCAAATCTACCTATGCGCGTTGTGGGATTATTGTGAACGTAACGCCGTTTGAGCCTGAATGGGAAGGCTATGTAACGCTGGAATTTTCCAACACCACACCGTTACCAGCCAAAATTTACGCAGGCGAGGGCGTGGCGCAAGTGTTGTTCTTTGAAAGCGATGAAGTGTGTGAGACATCGTATAAAGACCGCAATGGTAAATATATGGGGCAGACTGGTGTTACCTTGCCAAAAGCGTGA
- a CDS encoding recombination-associated protein RdgC produces the protein MWFKQITFYPINTETQPEIETLADKLAEAEFAPVTGLDWFSEGFAPPHGFSPELVFPADFTWSVSLKKAEKVLPAAVVRDILDEKVADIQAAEARNVGRKEKQELKEQITDDLLPRAFVKTSRTQMVCDTKHGFMLVNGAGTKAENALAKLREALGGMDARLPQTKQSPSSLMTDWLLRGACEGGFELDDSCELKGTGDVVPTVKIAKQDLTVDEVVQHVKNGKTCTQLGLVWREQIAFVLTEDFSLKRIQYLDVLQEEAEQHGDDTASLAFASQILMAQSVSTMIMELVGCLGGWQE, from the coding sequence ATGTGGTTCAAACAAATAACTTTTTACCCGATTAACACCGAAACACAGCCTGAAATAGAAACGCTGGCAGACAAATTGGCAGAAGCTGAATTTGCGCCTGTAACAGGGTTAGACTGGTTCAGCGAAGGCTTCGCGCCACCGCATGGGTTTTCGCCAGAGCTGGTGTTTCCTGCGGATTTCACTTGGTCGGTGTCGCTGAAAAAAGCGGAGAAAGTGCTGCCTGCGGCAGTGGTACGCGATATTTTGGACGAGAAAGTGGCAGATATTCAGGCTGCAGAAGCGCGAAATGTTGGGCGCAAAGAAAAGCAGGAATTGAAAGAGCAAATTACAGATGACTTGTTGCCACGCGCGTTTGTGAAGACCAGTCGCACGCAAATGGTTTGCGATACGAAACATGGCTTTATGTTGGTAAACGGCGCAGGCACGAAAGCAGAAAATGCGTTGGCAAAACTGCGTGAGGCGTTGGGTGGTATGGACGCGCGTTTGCCACAAACGAAGCAATCGCCCAGCAGCCTGATGACAGATTGGCTGCTGCGCGGCGCGTGTGAGGGCGGCTTTGAGTTGGACGATTCGTGTGAATTGAAAGGCACGGGCGATGTTGTGCCAACGGTGAAAATCGCGAAACAGGATTTGACGGTGGACGAGGTGGTTCAGCACGTTAAAAATGGCAAAACGTGTACGCAACTGGGTTTGGTTTGGCGCGAGCAAATTGCGTTTGTTCTGACGGAAGATTTTTCGCTGAAACGGATTCAGTATTTGGACGTTTTGCAGGAAGAAGCGGAACAGCACGGCGATGACACGGCAAGTTTGGCATTTGCTTCGCAGATTTTGATGGCGCAGAGCGTATCCACGATGATTATGGAATTGGTGGGCTGCTTGGGCGGTTGGCAGGAATAA